One genomic window of Monodelphis domestica isolate mMonDom1 chromosome 1, mMonDom1.pri, whole genome shotgun sequence includes the following:
- the LOC103105854 gene encoding uncharacterized protein LOC103105854 gives MRPRQRRVPSWASKYKGTEKKFPQLDRIKYFKHGSEVPYEVCVELEADIFADPPNTSRENVQNTEVQEFKFKVEMEKEMPLPRAEDFQRSDSRYPIHQEEEAGGEDYTLPNLVTKNFCDPQDFSEEKSSQSKKRLLLDSSGISGRTKRPCPQGSLGPTLCYHQKCCELVLLHEEVKELHTRIDAMTIAMNALQQYIQAMHQLLEIQVKRCSSSKENCNQSKATRDQPVLSFPFPAHSTPFKSTLCSTSSARPCQERAHRPCHNSAS, from the exons ATGAGACCAAGACAAAGAAGAGTTCCTTCCTGGGCGAGCAAATACAAAGGAACTGAAAAGAAGTTTCCACAACTTGACAGGATAAAATACTTTAAACACGGCAGCGAGGTCCCCTATGAAGTGTGTGTGGAGCTAGAGGCTGACATTTTTGCAGACCCACCAAACACCTCCAGGGAAAATGTCCAGAACACTGAAGTGCAGGAGTTCAAATTCAAGGTCGAGATGGAGAAGGAGATGCCACTACCCAGGGCTGAAGACTTCCAGAGAAGTGATTCAAGATATCCAA tCCACCAAGAAGAGGAAGCTGGAGGAGAAGATTACACTCTGCCCAACCTGGTCACCAAGAACTTCTGTGATCCTCAGGATTTCTCTGAAGAAAAGAGCTCCCAGTCCAAGAAGCGGCTTCTACTAGATTCCTCAGGGATCTCAGGCAGGACCAAGAGACCTTGTCCACAGGGCAGTCTTGGCCCCACTTTGTGCTACCACCAGAAGTGCTGTGAACTGGTCTTGCTGCATGAGGAAGTCAAGGAATTGCACACTAGAATAGATGCTATGACCATTGCCATGAATGCTTTGCAACAGTACATCCAAGCCATGCATCAGCTCCTGGAAATCCAGGTAAAGAGATGTAGTAGTTCGAAGGAAAATTGCAATCAGAGCAAAGCCACCAGGGACCAACCAGTCCTCTCCTTCCCATTTCCAGCACACAGCACCCCCTTTAAAAGCACTCTATGCTCCACTTCCTCAGCCAGACCCTGTCAAGAAAGAGCCCACAGACCCTGTCACAATTCTGCCTCGTAA